A window of Streptomyces armeniacus contains these coding sequences:
- a CDS encoding KR domain-containing protein, with protein sequence MRSLGPDGGAGGPRLWVVTRGAQATGEEHGGLRVAAAPLLGLGKTIALEHPELWSGSIDLDPDTDPDADTLATLLLRDAAPDDDQVAVRGGAVLVPRLTRCAPPAAAPAPVIRADAVYLITGGLGGVGLLVANWLVDQGAAHLVLTGRTGLPDLSGRDDGTLPPDTAERAAAVRALEERGATVRVAAADVCDEAAMRGLLDELRGGARPLAGVVHAAGLSGGQDLAESEPELFRAVLRPKTDGAWLLHELVADLPLDFFALMSSVASVWGAAHLGAYTAANQFLDALAAYRRARSLPAATLNWGRWDMVSGLGGRGRPERVAATGFRALDHETALARLGAVLAAGEGQRVVAEVDWAVVKPLLESRRVRPVLTGLGADEAPEQAGQQGAAADDEVLTWALGLPAGEREQALDEYVWQTLAEQLDVPRSEFTGDFNLLDFGYDSLGAMRTLAKFRQELRLDLETRRFFEISAEFWGRYLAESLAEQHG encoded by the coding sequence GTGCGTTCGCTCGGCCCCGACGGGGGTGCCGGCGGCCCCCGGTTGTGGGTGGTGACCCGGGGCGCCCAGGCGACGGGTGAGGAGCACGGCGGGCTGCGGGTCGCGGCCGCGCCGCTGCTCGGCCTGGGGAAGACCATCGCGCTGGAACACCCCGAGCTGTGGAGCGGCAGCATCGATCTGGACCCGGACACCGATCCGGACGCCGACACGCTGGCGACCCTGCTGCTCCGCGACGCCGCACCGGACGACGACCAGGTCGCCGTACGCGGCGGAGCCGTGCTGGTCCCCCGGCTGACGCGGTGCGCACCCCCCGCCGCCGCGCCGGCCCCCGTGATACGCGCGGACGCCGTCTATCTGATCACCGGCGGGCTCGGCGGTGTCGGGCTGCTCGTCGCGAACTGGCTCGTCGACCAGGGAGCGGCACACCTCGTCCTCACCGGCCGCACCGGCCTCCCGGACCTGTCCGGCCGGGACGACGGCACGCTTCCCCCGGACACCGCCGAACGCGCGGCGGCCGTACGGGCGCTGGAGGAGCGGGGGGCCACCGTACGGGTCGCCGCGGCGGACGTGTGCGACGAGGCGGCGATGCGCGGCCTCCTGGACGAACTGCGCGGCGGCGCCCGGCCGCTGGCCGGTGTCGTGCACGCGGCCGGGCTCTCCGGCGGCCAGGACCTGGCCGAGTCCGAGCCGGAGCTGTTCCGCGCGGTACTGCGGCCCAAGACGGACGGCGCGTGGCTGCTGCACGAGCTGGTGGCGGACCTGCCGCTGGACTTCTTCGCCCTGATGTCCTCGGTGGCCTCGGTGTGGGGCGCCGCGCACCTGGGCGCGTACACGGCCGCGAACCAGTTCCTCGACGCGCTCGCCGCGTACCGCCGTGCCCGCTCGCTGCCGGCGGCCACGCTCAACTGGGGCCGCTGGGACATGGTCAGCGGGCTGGGCGGGCGCGGCAGGCCGGAACGGGTGGCCGCCACCGGCTTCCGCGCCCTCGACCACGAGACCGCGCTCGCCCGCCTGGGCGCCGTGCTCGCGGCGGGCGAGGGGCAGCGCGTGGTCGCGGAGGTCGACTGGGCTGTGGTCAAGCCGCTGCTGGAGTCCCGGCGCGTACGGCCCGTGCTGACCGGCCTCGGCGCGGACGAGGCGCCGGAGCAGGCGGGGCAGCAGGGGGCGGCAGCCGATGACGAGGTGCTGACGTGGGCGCTGGGGCTGCCCGCCGGCGAGCGTGAGCAGGCGCTCGACGAGTACGTCTGGCAGACGCTGGCCGAGCAACTCGACGTGCCCCGCTCCGAGTTCACTGGGGATTTCAATCTGCTGGACTTCGGTTACGACTCCCTCGGCGCGATGCGTACGCTCGCGAAGTTTCGCCAGGAGCTGCGGCTCGATCTGGAGACCCGGCGCTTCTTCGAGATCTCGGCCGAGTTCTGGGGCCGCTACCTCGCCGAGTCCCTGGCCGAGCAGCACGGCTGA